The DNA region ttaactttatatgtgtgtttgtCTCTGTGAAACTCTCAAACTTTATGCTTGTTctctttatgaaattaaattttgcagttTCCATagcaaactatatatttttctattgaatttttctatatttaagaagcaactaaatattatcaaattatgcaaacatatttatttgttttttatacataataataataataataataataataataataataataataataaatattattttctccaagtatgtaaataatatatgtatgtatataaatctcttaCTATGtacaatcttattatatacaattatataattattgctgtGGGCAATATCCGTATATTGCTAGCTTATTAATGCTATTTCAATGCTTTCGATTATTCTTACATTAAGATCCATATAATTCGCTTAGATGTTTCATCGCCAGCCATGTGGCGGCTCATCAGAGACAAAGTGGATGTCGTCCAGGCATGTCTCACTTGCCGTTTCTTCAATTCTGGTAATTTCTGAATATGCTGATTGACATgttcaaattgattttttatatatctgcggaatataaaataaaatataatttataataattaatttacaaattaaatttgcatgacTTGTCCGATTCGTTAATAACACTTCGAGatcaattcaataattttgtgttgtattaaaaacaatttttattacattataatgttaTGTACAAACCCCAGCAGCATCATATACTTTAAATCATGAATTACATTGATATGATacgaatgattaaaaattgatgacaCGCATACAACTACGATTCGATATGTTCTCATGTGCATAAATATCCATAGACTATCGATTATATTCATGAAAAAGATCGAGACAATCCATCCAATGATCAGCCATATAATCTGTTTGcgtaatttcatataattctttaacgTTCCAAGCTTCTCCAATGTCTCGTCCACAATGCTTAATCTATTTAGACAActcttaaatttctaaaagaaatatattataacataaagagacgtataattacatttatataatatgtgtagaaaaatattttgtcgtttatattataaaatttaaaattttattttattataaaatttaatattaaaatattatgttgcaTGAAATGTGTGAAATCAACTTTTGCAcatgaatttgaaatattttcaaaagtctCACATAATACAgtcgcaaatatttttcttcatattagattatgaaaaaatatgaataaatcacttttttgatatttacatcatatatatacctTATCATAATAGATAGCAAGCAGCATGTTCAATActccaaaaattaaattagttgaAACAGGTATAGGTAAatcgaatttatatttcaaatatgcttgcaaaaatatctttgttttaatgatgagaaaaatattaaacaaccacgatataaaactaaaaaaaatgctgAAATATAATCTTCGATGATCTTGAGGATATTCAAACACTCCGGTCCCGCATaaacacaatataattaaaagtggaGATAGAGCGGCTCGAACATTCTGTATAGCCATCTCTTTGCGATTCAACTAAGAACCTTCTTTATGAAGGAAAATTATAAGCATTTGTCGTATTCAtatgagataattaaatttattatattgtgtatgtTATATGTTAAGTGTATACTTggaaaataaactatttttttttaattttatcaatttgcgTTAGCACTTaagtagattaaaaaaatcgatctgttgcaaaaaattattcttgcgAGTGAAGCAGCTCAAGCATTTTGAATTGTAATGAAAGAAGCGgaacaaatataaaaggtAGCATATATTTGCGTTTAtagatacatattattttgtcttcTTCTTTGtcacaacaaaatatttttttgatacttCTATTggtttgcaaataattaccaTTATTATGATGAAGACAGTGCTTctgactgaaaaaaataattattgtatatatgttttttttatgttttaccttttaaattaaaagagatagatcataaaaaatatatatcaaattatagatatagttTAAACTGAACTCTATTGTgaactaaattttaaattcttttaacgtaaatataaaaatacacattgcaatatttttcacaaaaatctctaaaaaattttcactttctttttatagatttgttagaaaatattgagaaaattattcgagatataTGAGAATTGCTATTCGATAAGCAGATATTGAGCGACAGAATAAACTGAAAGATTTCGTATCTAAATTAAATGGCTTTAGCTTCGTggaattgtatatgtataattgtccTTATAGGCATACAATTTTACAAGACATAAatgattgtaaataattattacgatgtTCCCGTTTTTTGTGGAACTTAATGTATTAAGTTTATTAAGTGACGTACATATTACTTTGCTAAAAGAATAGAAGGGCtatctaatttcttttataatatttgaaaaacagaatataagtgtataatataatacacatattaatgtaatatataatatatattttttaatataatgtcattgcgatttatttaatgcaaaatattataattcaaatgaGCAATCTTAAAGcaatttgttatatctttaattaacaatattaagcAACTTTATTGCTATGTATAACAAAACTATAACTATCTTTGCTAATTTGCTGTTAGCTATGGTTAGTTaacaattatgttaaataatgtgtttgattttgttatattttatcgccaatataaattaaataaataaaataattgtaattaaattagttacagctatgtatataaaaaaaaaacagaatatatttttggtgTAAAACTATTaccaattttttaacttttaattaaaatgtatctaacatttaattaaatattaattaaaatttaaagtataaaatttgtttattcttgcaaattaaatttttttaataattctatataataaacacaaattttgtcatagtaattgtacaaaattacgttacaatttatttgcatcTTTGGTTGCTGATTTGTTGCTtgtatttcttgatttttattattgtggaccaattaagatttttttatttatctttccgATATATGTACTTCATGTTATAGAGTTTCTaacatacaataaattttctaaaatttttatagattctttaaataacaacgcatatagaaatatttaacaatatatacattaattttatagtttttatatatagggcgaataaaatattataatataaaatataataaatttattacaacttttttgcatatctacttaattaatattttataacattttaagatatttaattgatataattatataaaatattctcattgTGTCCTTAtaacgttaaatttttaaaaaatagtaatcgGTAgactttctcttcttttttattgaatagaaATTATCATTTGATACATAATAATGACGTATGTTACAATTGTCATGCAAAACTGAAAGAAAaagtatcaattaatttttattaaataataaaataatttattatataaaaattaatttaatttattaacttattaaaataaaaaaaagaaacataaaaaaataaaaacttttatatgtgatagaaaatactaataataattttgatagtcacaagaaatcttaaaaaaaagttcctgagttttttataattctataatttaaaacacagTAGAAAAATAAGCCAGGAAAAatctaaatacaaaaataaacctttcggagaaaattatttccaaagcCAAAGAGACCCATTCCCGTGAACTTCATTGGATGATGTATTGCTTGCAAAGTAAACTGATAaatctgtaattaaataaccgtctttcaattataacttgtaattaatttttttttttattattaaaatatttttacctcCTTCCACATATCAGCATATTCAAGAATATTCGTCAGTTGATAAACTATTTGTTCAATTTTGTTAGcctaaaatttgtaatttattattatcaaatatatttaagaaaataatttagtataaatatatatccttttataaaaaattacacaattttaCCTTTATTTTGACACtctcacatatataatttacaacatAGAGCCTTACTGATAATGTGAATAACCAACAACCAGCATCAATCCAAACAATTACTGCTACATTATTTCGTTGTTCTTGCAATAGCACGCTCATACCATAACAGAAACCagttaagtatataaaatgagCCGTCATTTCGAGTGTCATTTGTGTTCCaaacatcaaatttaattggcGAGCAATGCGACATAATTCTAAATGAAGATgtctacaaaaaaatgtattttgttaCTATAAAAACGTTAAAATTGTTTCCatctataatttgtaaaaattttttcaatttttttcaattgttattatttctgagtaaaataaagtttcatcaaattttattatcaagttAGCACCCAGCCGATAATTTATCTAAACATGTGTCGATGTATCGATTTACATTGAAGTCCATATCGTtcgcttataattatatcgatgaAGGACAGCTACACGTTTCTTTCGTGTACATCTGAGCCTATTCTCTGCTTTCACTAACAAACAttgcatattttcatttattttatcaaatctgTTGCCAATATACCTGCATTACAAGAAGAATATCTTAGACACatggaatatatacatataaaaaatatgcgttttgtatatttgaagatgagaaatattttattaaatatataaattaatttctatttgataagattattttgcaaatataaataatatacgaaccataataagaaaataaataataaatccatGAATGTATTGATGTGtacaaaatgatttaatatactaGCTAGAAGAAATTCTTGAAGAATGGTTTGTTTGAAAAGTAACTTAAAATAGATAGCAtcgcaaaaatttatcacaatgCTATATATAATCCATCCAATTATTATTCGCAATGACCACATATGCATATCTTGATACATTTTTGGAGTGCCAAGCTCTTCCAAAGTATCGTCCACAGCAttaaatcttttcattattatttcaaatatctaaaaaaaagcaatattttaaaatgtatatatgatacaattatgtttttatgatgtaaaataaataattacgcttataaattgttaagaaatttagaagaaattgatcagagaagatatatatgtgtgtgtgtataaatgtaatgtgctctacaaaaataaaggaaatataattgtacCTTTTGATAGtagaaatttctaattatggatatgatgataataaagatgttAATGTTTATAACGACTATACCGATGATGGATCCAAATAAAAGTTTCCATGTAAAAAGATTtgtcgtataataaaaaatgtaagcgTAGCTAAACCAGAttgttaaagaatataaaatacttaaatatgtGCTGCATCGAATCCCTGGCTTTTCTTGTTTCGTAGGGTAGCAACCTATACCCATAATGAAACATATGACAAGAAGAGGACGCAAGACTTGTCGGATAGTCATAATCATTCCTATCGTCACGAACAAACACTGACTCTCTGTTCAAACCTGGCAAGACGCATCACGACTGCGCCGGTATACAACGATAGTATAGATTCtctattatagataattttaatatacatttctcgtagcacttatttatattaaaataattgatatgagTGAAgacatgatataaaaatttatcaataaaatatatatattttcttcgcgCGCATAGATATGATGCATAGTGTTAGTAAGCGTTTTCACAGCTTATTCGATCAATTAAGTTTCATCAATTACATCATCATACGGTAATAAATCTTCATCAGTTATACGCATTTGTATTACAATCACCAATACAGTCGTAATTGCTGCATAGAACtgaaaaatatgttcttttttacatGACAAGGATAAGcttgcataaattaaaaagaagatatgtaatataatatgaaaaaaatattgcgcttattataaacatacaacagattaaatactatattttgtcttttattaaagttgacgtatgttattttatattcttgcaaaatattcaACATACCTTACGAACAAAATCATAACCAAAATAGAAAAGTCCCATaccataaaattttacttccctccgttttatttgtaatataaattgtagaatctgaatttaaataaataattggatATAAATACAAGAGATATCATACAAGATGCTCTATGAAATTATGCGGCAATAATTTACCTGGACTTGTAAGCCTTTATCCGAATTGTCGTTGgacaatttataaagaatcgcTACTGTCTCATTTGTCTGAAATTATactgatataaaattgtgGTTTGCAAATCAcatcaaaagtttttaataaaaaaataaaatcaaaaataaattaatgaaaattattcaatgcCAACGTTATttgctaataattttcaatgctgaaaaatttgtaaaatctattattgttgtttttaattaattttttttttaatgattaataattaattgttagtgattaataattctattctattatacCTCATCggaaattatttgacaaatatgatttaatgcgAGAAGTTTTATAGTATATGTAACGGCCcagacataaataataaagttacttAGAAAATgttcaaatgtatttttatttttatctatatatgtcgCGTAAAACTCGCAACACAATTCCACAAAGAACGCGAAATAAGATGCCATTTGCATTGTCATTGGTATACTGAACACTTCGTTCAACTCTCGTGATATAAAGCACAATTCCAGGTGAACATGCCTGTAATCAAATTGTAATTGTTACAATCaaattaaactataaatatgTTCGAGATTgactaaagatatttttgatgtaaaacaaaattaattttttaaatatacaatatcaaagttttaatataaagttaatatgtattttgcaattacattataatccACATGTAttgtctacattttttttgcttttctgcATTTTGCTGACTAcctaagattaatttattttgtcttcTAGTGTACATTGCGTCATTTTTAAGCAGATTATATATGTGCTCGTTGATTTGATGAAATCTCGAGCTTACGTacctaaatttaataaaaaactaaaattaaaaaggaatgtgttataattttaaactaaaatctAGATACatctatatacaatatatatatatatatatatatatatatatatatatatattaaatatattaaatatattatttaatttatttaattaaattattatttaattataattaaattaaattattaaatttataattaaattaaattattaaattaaattattaaattattaaattataattatttaattaaatatattatttataaagtataaaattttcttttctcttttatatctttctttaactgtttattatttattatccatataattttttgacaattttatattatactgcacttattaaattaacagtgctaattaagaaaattttattttttagacaatatgaaaaaaaaatttttaaatattaaaagaaatctaaaagataaagagagagaataataatattaaaagagttGAAAGATCTAggcttttaaaaatctttttgttatatatactttttattacttcctattatatattgtttataaaaaagctTTATGAAATTGTACATTTATACTGACCTGAGAATAACTCCCCAAATTAAACTATTAAGGACATTTACGTGGAACATATGATTTGCTACAAACggaatacaaatatttctgatGCTGAAATGCTCATAATTTATCCATAAATTATCGCatacattcataaaaaaagttaataaaatccATCCTATTGTTATTCGAATAGTCCGTTTATAGAACTTTTGGTATTCCTTTGATATTCCAAGCACTTCCAGCGTATTATCCACGATAGAAAGTTTACATAAACACGCTTTCAATttcttaaagaataatataatttgattaatttaaaacgtagaaaacaatataatttgtagattatatttttttgatccgTGATGATAATACAACTATTGaactgatttattaaaaaaattacttaaacattgatatttatctattcatAAAGATTGAGATTATAAtgctttcaataaaaaatattttacaaagttttaaaCGTAACAAATTtagacaatataatttataattcctatataatttataattcctaCCTTATAATGAAATAAGCTGACAAATATTGACAGAATGGcgctaaatattattattatgttagtCCAGGAtaacatgtatatgtgtatagtggtataattagtataaattaaataataaaacagataCGCATAAAAACTCCATGCGATTAAGAAATACAGACAAGTGAGATATGGCCTGGGTCGTCCAAGAGGATATTCGAAAAAGCCCAAGCCGTAGAATGATCCGACGATCAATAGTGGTGACAGCGCTGCCTGAATTGATCTTGTCATAGTTTTCGACATCATAAATTtaagttacatttttttgtgcGAGGTACGAATACGTGAGATATCATTTGATAATATtcgcgaaaatttaaaaattgtttcactGTCTTTTCACACATCCTGCAGGAAACTTTGCAAGAATTATACTGCGAAATATACTACCATTTGACCGATGAATATCGAACCGTAGAACAAACAGATGGATAATCTAAATTACATGCCTGTTTGCACGCACAATTatctatgtattattttaaaagaggaaaattataattaaaaagttttgctatattatactttcgtatgaatattgaagaatattccataatatgtataaaaagtaatgtttaaataaaatttaaattgtaaaaattaataatttataatcttttaattaaaatgttattattaatataaatattaaatattaaaatataagtatgtaaattataaatatataatttaatttttaatgctgaaaaatattgatgcatCTTGTTAAAACAATTGGATACATGATTGTGTTcagaaatatttgcataattaatttattaaggaaataaaatatgtttgcattataaaattgcattataattccatattacaactatttttcaagttttttgaataatatttaattaatatacaactGCATAGAAAGTCTTGAtgcattgttataatattgaacTCAATATGAGCTGTACTAGTTTTTTtgctctattttttaaaaattattagtctAACATTGACACAGCCATTTGCACCATGATAATGACATATGTTACAACCGTCGTGCAAaactagaaaaaaatcatatcatcAATTAACTttcattgaataaataaaagcaatttatCAGAATGCACAAGAAAAGccaaaaaagaaagtatatgtagtatagaaaaataacaattaatataaatagtaataacaatttgataaaaataattttgaaattaattttctttgaattctaataatttataatatattttaaaatatgtaatagaaacgataaaatatgaaaataatataaacctTTCGAAGAAAGTCATTGCCCAAATAGAAAAGATTCATTGCAGTAAACTCCAATGGATGATACATTGCTTGcaatgaaaattgataaatctatataaatcgataactgttattttataaatattaattaattaattttatttttcttattttgtacGCAATTAGAATATTTGTTACCTCCTTCCAAATATCAGCATATTGAAGAATATTCGTTAGTTGATGAAatgttttgtcaatttttttagcctgaaaaattcagaatttaCTACAATTACTTacaaattttactattaatatgttttaaataaaaattgagaacatgtatttttatgaGGATTATATGAGTGCGATGTTTTACCTTAACTTTAACACTCTCATAAATGTGATTTATGAGATAAAGTCTCATTATTAAGCTGGAAAcccagaaaataatattagtccATACGTATACTGATATTTGTTCTTGATGTTCCTGCATTAGCATTACGAATATGCCGTAACACATTGTTGATATGCTTACAAAGTAGGATGTCATCTCTAAAGTTATTTGTATTCCAAACATCGAATTCAATTCGCGAGCGATACGACGTAATTCTAAATGAAGATGCCTattgaaagatatatgtattttattactagaaagctatattttatttctacaaagTATTATGAATTGCGAgagttcatataaaaataaatttcttcattaattatttttggaaatacaAAGCTCTATGAAATTTCATCATGAACAGAACATTTCGAGAATCTTTGCTAATATatggtatataataatatataatcgatttaCATTAAGACCCACAACGTTGTcttgtaattgtaaatatgtaaagtaTATCGATGCAGTTCGGCAGGTTTTTTCCATGTACTTTTAAATTCGTGTTCCTCTTTTACCAATAAACATTGCATATGCTCGTTTATTTTGTCAAATCTGTTACCGACATACCTATATTACAACATTTTACACAGATTACACATAAtacattattgcaaaaaatattacaaaacacTTTTACGaaccataaaataaaaataaaaaataagtccACAAACGCGTTTATATTGACacaatgatttattatgtGAGCTACAAGAAATCCCCAAATGTCTCGTTTTACACTAAACCACCATAATGTATCGTAAAAGTTTATACTAAGACTGTATGCAATCCATCCAATTATGACTTGTTTCGATCGCGCATACAtcttttgatacaattttgGAGTGCCCAATTCTTCCAACGTATCATCCACAATAGCAAACTTTTTCAGGCATATTTcaaatctctaaaaaatatcataagcacacacaataatttacattaagatGATTTgtgacataattattttacacgttattttttcgtttttctttttttgtaatataaagtataataattatgtacaaccattgaaaaaatttaggaatattatttgaaaagaattttaatgtatatttgccACAAAATTGCGCGTGGGcgctatatataaaactataattatacaatgtgataattaatatcacatatatatatatatatatatatatatatataatttaaatataaatttataaagaaatatattttaaatataaaat from Cataglyphis hispanica isolate Lineage 1 chromosome 22, ULB_Chis1_1.0, whole genome shotgun sequence includes:
- the LOC126857678 gene encoding uncharacterized protein LOC126857678, which produces MFHVNVLNSLIWGVILRYVSSRFHQINEHIYNLLKNDAMYTRRQNKLILGSQQNAEKQKKCRQYMWIIMHVHLELCFISRELNEVFSIPMTMQMASYFAFFVELCCEFYATYIDKNKNTFEHFLSNFIIYVWAVTYTIKLLALNHICQIISDETNETVAILYKLSNDNSDKGLQVQILQFILQIKRREVKFYGMGLFYFGYDFVRKFYAAITTVLVIVIQMRITDEDLLPYDDVIDET
- the LOC126857776 gene encoding uncharacterized protein LOC126857776 is translated as MSFYYQKRFEICLKKFAIVDDTLEELGTPKLYQKMYARSKQVIIGWIAYSLSINFYDTLWWFSVKRDIWGFLVAHIINHCVNINAFVDLFFIFILWYVGNRFDKINEHMQCLLVKEEHEFKSTWKKPAELHRYTLHIYNYKTTLWVLMHLHLELRRIARELNSMFGIQITLEMTSYFVSISTMCYGIFVMLMQEHQEQISVYVWTNIIFWVSSLIMRLYLINHIYESVKVKAKKIDKTFHQLTNILQYADIWKEIYQFSLQAMYHPLEFTAMNLFYLGNDFLRKFCTTVVTYVIIMVQMAVSMLD